CACAACTCTTATCATCCTGATTGAGTATCCTAAGCCGACTTAGCCTCTCTTTAGTATTCACCCTGCCTATCAAGACAAACCAAGCAAACAGCTTCACTCTTGGTGGAACTAAACCTTTCCAAATGGTCATAGTGAAGCTGTAACTGGTTATATCCTCTGATATCATTCCTTCTTGTAACACCTGCACGAAAGAGTTAGTCGAAAAAATACTAAGTCTATCATATTTCCACACCACTTTATCCTCTCTATTATATACTAGCTTCACAAGTCTCAACGCCTCATGTAACTAACTCAGAAGATCCAACTCCCACTGAAACAGCTCACGCCTCCAAAGAAAGTTCCAAATCCACTCTAACCCATCTCAAAACCCACAATCCCCAATAACCGAACCACACTGGATTGAAATAGAGAAGAACTTGGGGAACCGATCTTTTAGGGGTCcataatgtaaccatacatcCTCCCAAAATCTAGTCTGACAACCGTCACCAATCTCCAAGGACAGAACTATAATCATCTTATCCCTTATATGTTACTCCTTTATCTGTATTTGGCATATATCCTTCCAAGATCCTCCTCTGGTAGGTAACACTTGAGTGGACAGTAACTCATTCGACTTCAGATTATTACAAGAATAGACCACATTTTTCCACAAGGGGCACTCTTCCTTCAAAgcgccaccaccacttaaagAAAATGGCAATGTTCCGAACCATAGCGTCTCTAACTCCCAACCCACCTAGCTTCTTTGGAGCCTGCACCAAATCCTATCTTACTAAAGCCATACCATTCCTCCCATCCTCCTTACTCCATAGAAATCTTCTCTATAAGGAAATCAATTTCTCAGCAACAACCTTCAGCATCTTATACAAGCTTAAATAATACACCTATAGTCATCTTTTACTCCTACTAACTTGAGCGTCAGAGTGCCTTTTCAGATGCCCGTTGCCGCCGTTTTTCTTGAAGCCAACGTATACCTCTTTCACTTCAGgcaaacaagaactcaattCCTGAACAAGACGAGTTATACCTTAAACCCGGTTTACCACTAACAGGAATACATATAAATCATTATACATTCACATGGTTGAAATTAAAGGGTTATAAGTGTGACGACAACATAATGCAAATATGACAGAGAAAATGTACTTATCATGCTATAATGGGAAGATTTTCAACACAAATTCTCTAATTTTGAGCTTTAGAAAcgcaaattaaagataaaaaaattcgtAAATTGAATGATACATATAAGGGGGCCAAGAAATCAGACAAATTAAATTATGTACTCTCGTTATTAATAAGTATTACCAATGAATAGATATTGAACGAAATCAAGAAGCTAAGAGAGAAATCTTGGGAGATGAATACCTGAATTATGTATTCAGTGCATTATGATCTGAAGTATGTATAATGAGAAGGCTCTGCACTATATATAGAGTCACATAGCTATAACAGAATGCTGTAAAAGAAAATCTATTATAATTTCTTATAACATAATTACTAGAAAGGGAAACTAACTGATTTCTTCTATATTTTCAGTATTAATACTAACTAAGCTTATGCATTCTTTTTATACATTATTACCCTCCCTCAAACTCGGTATCATTTTTGAAGTTACCTTGAGTTTGGACTTGAATCGAGCAAAAGAGGTAGGTGAAAGTGGTTTGGTGAAAATGTCCATGACTTGTTCAGTGAAAGGGATGTGTACTACATacagtttatttttattcacgTTTTTTTACAAAACGAAGATCAATTTGAAATGTTTGGTTTTACTACATAAAATTGGATTTGCTGCTAGCAACAGTACTGATATTATCATTGAACAATGTTGGAgtcatatttgattttaatcTGAGTTCAGTAAGAAgattttaaattcatattaCTTTGAAATGTGTTGCTGCCAATGATCTGTACTCTGTTTCAGTACTGAAACAACTGATTAAAGCTTGTTTCTGGCTTAACCAAGATATCAAATTTGAACTAAAATAGATGCCATAACCACTTGTAGAACTTTTATCATCTATATCAGATGTCCTGTCCAAATATTTAAAACCAAAGATTCTCAAATTAGAACAATCATTATAGAGTAGGCCTTCATCAACACTTCCTACCAGATATAACACAAGATGCGTTTAACACACTTCTAATGTGTGATGAGAGGCATATGCATGAATTGGCAAAGCTTATAAAGAGATTAGGTGATTTCAGGTCTTGTAAGAGTTGCATATTGCAATGATCCAATAATAAATCTATACAAAAATGGGTTGTCAAAAATATCATCTCTTTGGTTGGAGAGTTTCACACTTATTATCATAGGTGTAGAGACACCTTTGTAGTTGTCCATACCAGCTTTGGCCAAGAGATCTTTAATATATTTAGGCAATAGATGATAATTGAGTAGCTCCAATTCCaagaaaataagagaattcacctaaatcttttagaaaaaaGATGTTATGTAActaatttatagtatattcattttttaatttgcaGTATACCTCaatcttataaaaaatatatgatttttttatgtaatttcttaattatattttatctttatcaattttttaggGGAAtggatataatttatttttaaaatttttatatatgtgaTTGTTTTAGataaactttattttaaatttgttataaaattaaattttgaattattacAACTTAAAtgattaaaagaataaattaaaaacaacatGAAGTAACtaatataaatgatatttttatactaaatgttaatttttttcgatAAGAATTTGAAATCCATTTAAAATACTGATGCACTTTTATATGGAATTTGCAAATGATGTTATTTTCATCTTAAATTTGGGAAAAATATTTTGGCTACTAAGAAAGGTTAGCTataataaaacaatttaaataattataaacaaGGTTTGGatgaaattaatatttttgaaaatgcgTCCCATATCCATCTGAGGTTATTGTGGACATTCAGATGGAATATGGACGAAttcttctagtttttttttaaatgtgttGTTAATTTGTATGAAAATTTTTGCGCCATCCTCAAAAAAATTAGCACCAAAATTTGGGATAAAATTTAGACGAATTTAAGATAgaatatattctttaaaaaccTCTATTAAAAGTTATTCCACATTTGTCTTAAATTtgtctaaaattaaaaagtaattcGAACGGAATAAATTTTTGTCTGAAAAAATCTTATTTCTAGTAGTAGTGGATAAGCTGTGGATGAGGCAGAGGGAGACAAGCATGCAAGGGACGGCGAGCATACAACGGACAACAAGCACACGGGAGATGACAAGAATGTGATGGACGTTGAGAACGACGGATGCCGATTGGAGGAGACGCAGTGACACGAGAGCTCAGCAAAGACTTAATTAGGAAAAAGTGTGAATGTGGGACAAAATCCCAAGGGTTATTTTGCAATTTTAGAAATATGAAAAtgttttcaatttgattttcaattctaATATAATAGTGAGACTATTcgttttttaaacaaaatattttattatctcaAATGTTTTTGTCACAGTAgggattaaattataaaaaaaattatggtatTGCGActcaatttaaaagaaaaaagtatataaatttaattaagaattcgataaaactataaaaatttataaaataataaaattttttaaaaatgcttTTTGGTATAATGGCAGTTAAAATGTCGTAAttactcaaaaaataaaaacgacTGTACGTGCAGATACATAATGACAAAGCATCAACTTAGTATATACCAAtacgaaattttaaaaatataaaggtcatatttttctaattatatttgaaaaataatacgaaaatctaatttctaaaaaaaatttaagaatatctATATAATAGCAGCTTATTTTTGTCAcgttgttaaatttttttaaaaattaaatattttgtctttagtatcttttaaattatttaatttttgtccacgatattaatttttgaatgctATTTTAATAGTTTACGCGTTAATTAACGAGTACTTTGCAAGATGGCGTATGTGATCAATAGAGTGCTGTGTTCAATTGGCATTATCCAATGTGAAcaacattatatatattattgtggACGCATAGCTTGTGATGCCTCCTAAGATTTTGTTGGATCGAAAACAGAATGACATTGAAGCTAACGATCAATGCATGGAGGACAAGcaagaaacaaacaagtaaatgTGGTCTTTAACtctattaattaatttgttcgcctaaagtagtatatatatatatatatatataaagggtGTGTATCCTTTTACACAAAAATTGTAAGAAATAATATAGATAGAGGAAAAGTAGTGTTGTTTAGGAAGTGAAAATGGTGACAAGATCTGCGGCCGGTTCAGTTATGCTTGGGCTGAGGATACTTACTCTTGCGGCCTCAGTAGCAACTGTGATTGTAATTTCCACTAACAATGTCAAATTTTTTGATGGGTCTAAGTTGAAGTTCCAAGACATCCATTCATTCAGGTAtggaaacaataataaattatttcatGAATTTTGTGTCTTCAGTTTACTAGTAGTTCACTATAAAGTCTCTAATAACTCCttttaatcaattattcatgttaaaaatttattatcacataattaaataaatttacaatGACCAAAATTATGTGCAGATATGTGCTGGCGGTTGCAGTAATTGCTGCAGTATATTGTATAGTGCAACTACCATTTGCCATACACTATGCTGTAAAGCAGAAGAGAGCCATCTCCGGTGAACTATTGAAAGAGTTTGACTTCTTCGCAGACAAGGTCCGATCCAATCCTATATATTTAATTGTTAATCATCTTTTAGTTatggaaattaaattatatttgatgCAGAAAATTtacatgtatttatttttatgtgaaattattagttaaaaattattaaataatttaatatatttaactaaattattatttaatagttcTCAATTAACAACTTCACGTAAAGATAATTATACATGAGTTTTCACTATATTTgatagattttttttgtataatgagaaattttacaatatatatatatatatatatatattctatttatatatatatttgttacaACTTTtaagataatgatgatgataaaNNNNNNNNNNNNNNNNNNNNNNNNNNNNNNNNNNNNNNNNNNNNNNNNNNNNNNNNNNNNNNNNNNNNNNNNNNNNNNNNNNNNNNNNNNNNNNNNNNNNNNNNNNNNNNNNNNNNNNNNNNNNNNNNNNNNNNNNNNNNNNNNNNNNNNNNNNNNNNNNNNNNNNNNNNNNNNNNNNNNNNNNNNNNNNNNNNNNNNNNNNNNNNNNNNNNNNNNNNNNNNNNNNNNNNNNNNNNNNNNNNNNNNNNNNNNNNNNNNNNNNNNNNNNNNNNNNNNNNNNNNNNNNNNNNNNNNNNNNNNNNNNNNNNNNNNNNNNNNNNNNNNNNNNNNNNNNNNNNNNNNNNNNNNNNNNNNNNNNNNNNNNNNNNNNNNNNNNNNNNNNNNNNNNNNNNNNNNNNNNNNNNNNNNNNNNNNNNNNNNNNNNNNNNNNNNNNNNNNNNNNNNNNNNNNNNNNNNNNNNNNNNNNNNNNNNNNNNNNNNNNNNNNNNNNNNNNNNNNNNNNNNNNNNNNNNNNNNNNNNNNNNNNNNNNNNNNNNNNNNNNNNNNNNNNNNNNNNNNNNNNNNNNNNNNNNNNNNNNNNNNNNNNNNNNNNNNNNNNNNNNNNNNNNNNNNNNNNNNNNNNNNNNNNNNNNNNNNNNNNNNNNNNNNNNNNNNNNNNNNNNNNNNNNNNNNNNNNNNNNNNNNNNNNNNNNNNNNNNNNNNNNNNNNNNNNNNNNNNNNNNNNNNNNNNNNNNNNNNNNNNNNNNNNNNNNNNNNNNNNNNNNNNNNNNNNNNNNNNNNNNNNNNNNNNNNNNNNNNNNNNNNNNNNNNNNNNNNATAAAagtacataaaaataaagttagttatgatgaaaaattatttttaatttaattaaaatgtttttagtttaaattttagaaataaaaacatattttttatgaattatatataataaatagtattttaagaataaaagtgTTCACGAActctttctaaattttatat
The Arachis duranensis cultivar V14167 chromosome 5, aradu.V14167.gnm2.J7QH, whole genome shotgun sequence genome window above contains:
- the LOC107490537 gene encoding CASP-like protein 4D1, which produces MVTRSAAGSVMLGLRILTLAASVATVIVISTNNVKFFDGSKLKFQDIHSFRYVLAVAVIAAVYCIVQLPFAIHYAVKQKRAISGELLKEFDFFADKVISVVVATGVAVGFAVSIEFKDFFDDIFDAAGVPKKDPTRTTNDKFYNRAIIASSVLSVAFVSIFVVSVLSSIVRSNAK